A genomic segment from Kyrpidia tusciae DSM 2912 encodes:
- a CDS encoding UvrD-helicase domain-containing protein produces the protein MAKEVDPSGAVEGLEGWRRRMAAAGWTLTEEQWKAVQSPHRRIAVYAGPGTGKTTVLAARALFLIQVLGMRPADLLVTTFTREAAAELKERLRPWLPSRSLIEMEMGTLHSRMLRWWVRESGQVPRLLTPEEQRRLVEKAARRCGISGEEAAAALAVAKSRRPGRDQVSTRLREIYEGELRRYGAWDFDDILIQVHELLFEQGRMPPWKAVLVDEAQDLNEIQSILVEGLARDGLLFMIGDDDQSIYGFRGAVPAYFQGHLRRPDTAVFYLSVNHRSHQGLVEPCNRLIVNNGDARGKSIRALRQGPGPEVRLFPDEWEQDRWLNRVLAREALQGMAAVLARTHQQLQRALSRGAEGHRYGAIWLTFHGSKGREFDHVYILDAVEGSAPHYPGAPGKKRDQELEASLVEEERRLFYVAMTRARERLVILVPERIEGRVTRMSRFLAEAGLDEQKLPGGRWRGLRKILRRE, from the coding sequence ATGGCTAAAGAGGTGGATCCATCCGGAGCGGTTGAAGGCCTGGAAGGTTGGCGTCGGCGCATGGCGGCTGCCGGATGGACATTGACGGAGGAGCAGTGGAAAGCCGTTCAGTCCCCCCATCGCCGCATTGCGGTGTATGCCGGACCGGGAACGGGGAAAACCACGGTCCTAGCCGCCCGGGCCTTATTTCTGATCCAGGTTCTGGGAATGCGTCCGGCAGATCTTTTGGTGACCACCTTTACCCGGGAGGCGGCTGCGGAGCTGAAGGAGAGATTGCGCCCCTGGCTCCCCAGCCGGAGTTTGATAGAGATGGAGATGGGGACCCTTCATTCTCGAATGTTGCGGTGGTGGGTTCGGGAGAGTGGCCAAGTCCCGAGACTTCTCACCCCAGAGGAGCAGAGGCGGTTAGTGGAAAAGGCGGCCCGCAGGTGTGGAATATCCGGGGAGGAAGCCGCCGCGGCCCTGGCAGTGGCCAAGTCCCGGCGCCCGGGTCGGGACCAGGTATCGACCAGGCTTCGGGAGATTTATGAAGGCGAGCTGCGGCGGTACGGCGCATGGGATTTTGACGATATTCTCATACAGGTCCACGAACTGCTGTTCGAACAAGGTCGTATGCCGCCCTGGAAAGCGGTCTTGGTGGATGAAGCCCAGGATCTCAATGAGATTCAGAGTATCCTGGTGGAAGGGCTGGCGCGAGATGGGCTACTCTTTATGATCGGAGACGATGACCAGTCGATCTATGGATTTCGCGGGGCGGTTCCAGCCTACTTTCAAGGCCATCTCCGCCGGCCGGACACCGCCGTCTTTTACCTCTCCGTCAACCATCGGTCCCATCAGGGACTCGTAGAACCCTGCAACCGTTTGATTGTCAACAACGGGGATGCCAGGGGCAAATCGATTCGGGCGCTGCGCCAAGGTCCGGGGCCAGAAGTCAGGCTTTTCCCCGATGAATGGGAACAAGACCGTTGGTTAAACCGGGTGTTGGCTCGGGAAGCCTTGCAGGGAATGGCTGCCGTTCTGGCCCGGACTCACCAACAGTTGCAGAGAGCGTTGAGCCGGGGAGCCGAAGGGCATCGGTATGGGGCGATTTGGTTGACGTTCCACGGGTCAAAGGGCCGCGAGTTCGACCATGTGTATATCCTTGATGCGGTGGAAGGATCTGCACCGCACTATCCCGGCGCCCCGGGCAAAAAGCGGGATCAGGAGCTGGAGGCTTCGCTTGTCGAGGAAGAACGGCGGTTGTTTTATGTGGCTATGACCCGGGCCAGGGAGCGGCTGGTGATCTTGGTTCCGGAGCGTATCGAGGGAAGGGTGACTCGAATGAGTCGCTTTCTGGCCGAAGCGGGTTTAGACGAACAAAAATTGCCGGGCGGTCGGTGGAGAGGCCTGAGAAAGATCTTGCGCCGAGAGTGA
- a CDS encoding metallophosphoesterase, whose translation MRIYAIGDLHLSSHTPKPMTIFGEAWAEHPDRTRQAWMRSVGPRDWVLIPGDISWGMRLPEALPDLLWISRLPGRKVLLRGNHDYWWPSISRLREALPPDMYAIQNDSLILGDNIAVCGTRGWTCPGSRDFSEHDGRIFQREIARLELSLRSAPSGSRLWVMTHYPPVNEHHEPNDLIDLMGDYGVDKCIYGHLHGPGQRTALIGKKFGIDFHLVSWDYLRGIPLQLYPEP comes from the coding sequence ATGCGTATTTACGCGATCGGCGATCTTCACCTTTCTTCACACACCCCCAAGCCCATGACGATTTTCGGGGAAGCCTGGGCAGAACACCCCGACCGCACCCGTCAGGCCTGGATGAGGTCCGTTGGTCCCCGGGACTGGGTTTTGATCCCTGGGGATATCAGTTGGGGGATGCGCCTGCCCGAGGCCCTGCCGGACCTCTTGTGGATCTCCCGGCTGCCTGGTCGAAAAGTGCTTTTGAGAGGCAACCACGACTACTGGTGGCCGAGCATCTCCCGGCTCCGGGAGGCACTGCCTCCCGATATGTACGCCATTCAGAACGACAGCCTCATCCTCGGGGACAACATCGCCGTCTGCGGCACACGTGGCTGGACATGTCCGGGAAGCCGGGATTTTTCCGAACACGACGGGCGGATCTTTCAGCGGGAGATCGCCCGGCTGGAACTCTCCCTCCGTTCGGCGCCATCAGGCAGTCGGCTGTGGGTGATGACCCATTACCCTCCTGTCAATGAACACCATGAGCCCAACGACCTGATTGACCTCATGGGCGACTACGGTGTTGATAAATGTATCTACGGACACCTTCACGGCCCCGGGCAGCGCACCGCCCTCATCGGCAAAAAGTTTGGGATCGATTTTCACCTGGTGTCATGGGATTATTTGAGGGGCATTCCCCTCCAGCTGTACCCGGAACCCTGA
- the folE gene encoding GTP cyclohydrolase I FolE, which produces MDFDVDKIQTAVRMILEAIGEDPEREGLQDTPARVARMYQEVFRGLHQDPREELNAIFNIEHEELVLVRDILFYSMCEHHLVPFFGKAHVAYLPRGGRVTGLSKLARLVETVARRPQLQERITSTVADAIMDKLEARGAVVVLEAEHMCMTMRGVNKPGSQTVTSAVRGVFLQDGKLREEVFRLIGHR; this is translated from the coding sequence ATGGATTTTGATGTAGATAAGATTCAGACGGCCGTCCGCATGATTCTCGAAGCGATCGGGGAGGATCCTGAGCGGGAAGGGTTACAGGACACCCCGGCCCGGGTGGCGCGGATGTATCAGGAAGTGTTTCGGGGCTTGCACCAGGATCCCCGGGAAGAACTGAATGCAATTTTCAATATTGAACATGAAGAATTGGTCCTCGTGCGGGACATTTTGTTCTATTCGATGTGTGAACACCACTTGGTCCCTTTTTTCGGCAAAGCCCATGTGGCGTATCTCCCCCGGGGAGGAAGAGTCACGGGGTTGAGTAAGCTGGCGAGATTGGTGGAGACGGTGGCTCGCAGACCTCAGTTGCAAGAGAGGATCACCTCGACGGTGGCCGACGCAATTATGGACAAATTGGAAGCTCGGGGTGCGGTGGTGGTGCTCGAAGCGGAACATATGTGCATGACCATGCGCGGTGTCAATAAACCTGGGAGCCAGACGGTGACCAGCGCTGTTCGCGGGGTATTTCTGCAAGATGGAAAGCTCCGGGAAGAGGTTTTCCGCCTGATCGGCCATCGGTAA